Within the Cotesia glomerata isolate CgM1 linkage group LG6, MPM_Cglom_v2.3, whole genome shotgun sequence genome, the region AGTatactttaagaaaaaaaaaaaaaaataataatatctgtttttttttcccaatttttttattgcaatattGTACCGTAGTTTTTCCGACAAAACAGTGTGTTAGTTTTTTACGCGAaaccttatatatatattcttataatgctgattttatttaataatccaACGTTTAAGTGGAACCacgtgaaaaattgataaaaataaatttttaaataattattaaggaTATACATGtttgtaaatattgtaaattaatttaaatatgagAATCGTAAAATGTAATTGTTTAGTATACATGTAAAATAATtgtctagttttttttttatattttaaattccattaaattaattgcataaatttttttatatagatttgtgagataattattaaattaaaaaactaaaaaataagtaaatataaattcttccttttatctaaaataaaaaaccgaatatatttaaatatgtaggatatattttttctcataaTTAAATGCTTGATCGATTAAAATGTCAAATATATGTATACTAAGCTGTTTcttattaattacatttattaatgaaCTACATTTACAATCTATAAGTACAGAAATCAATAACAGATGTAATGTATGATGATTATGATGATGATATGGATTGTATGGATTAAAGCGACTGATATTCTGCATGAATGAAGCCTAAATAGATTATAtgctattgtaattttatttaatatgtataaacttacaagactgtatagaaagaaaaaaaaaaaaaaaaaaaaaaaaaaaaaaaaaaaaagagaaaaaaaggtaaaaattaaaaataacaaaaaaaataattattattaaataaataagcgGTCTTTGTAAGATATCactttatttatatacaataCTGTATCATAATCTCAAGTACAAACATATAGTTCATTACGtttcttaataaaatcaaagGGCTTCTGCCTAgacaaatattgtttttttaatactcaccttttgataattttttttattttaatagtctagattattaagagaataggAAAAATCTTGtatccaggatagtcatataaaggctgcattcgaaaatattctatctctagatacataattaagaaaagaccttgtatcttgtgaactattgatatttttaaaggtataagctcaccccgatattacactcatcgagacctttcatttgagtacccatatccatttttcatatattttatatatttatatatatgtatttgtatacatgaaaaatatatcaaaatgcatatgggtactcaaatgaaagctcttgaagagtgtaacatcagaatgagcttataactttaaaaatatcaataattaataaatgaccttgtatcttgtcaactactgacatttttaaagagataagctcaccctgacattacgctcatcgagacctttcatttgagtacccacatcaatttttcatatatttatatatattatatatatatatatatgtatatatgaaaaatatatcaaaatgcatgtgggtactcaaatgaaagctcttgatgagtgtaacatcgggatgagcttatatctttaaaaacgtcaataattaaaaacttacattgctatcttgtcaactaatgatatttttaaagatataagctcattacgccattacacttatcaagaccttttatttgagtacccacatcaatttttcatatatatatatatatatatggaaaatatatcaaagtgcatatgggtactcaaatgaaagctcttgaagagtgtaacatcaagatgagcttatatctttaaaaatatccataattaagaaatgaccttgtatactatgaactattgacatttctaatgatataagctcatcccgatgttacactcatcaagacctttcatttgagtacccacatcaatttttcatatatttatatgtattatatatatgaatatatgaaaatgcatgtgggtactcaaatgaaagctcttgatgagtgtgacatcggaatgagcttatatctgtaaaaacgtcaatatttaaaaaaatacagagcaatttaacaaaagtcattaattaataaatcaaaattttatttatttatagtgtGAACTTGTGAAAGTCagggcagtcacatagtgactgcaaggatgctagcttttattaattaatattgaaaataaaaaaattttttaagattttctatttaaaatagtagatagaaatatttttacttaatttttaattgataaaaattgtaaataattatttctgtgAAATTACAActtcagaaatttttattttaatttaaaaaaacataaataattataagtgactaaaattactgaaaaaaattatacaaaaattgagatatttcaaaattttttttagcaaataaattgtagcaagaataatttaacttttataagctattaaaaattataaatgcaattttttagtttatttttgaaaaacaaaaaatggttgaataatgaataataataattatgaaataatgaaCATACGGGTTTTATAATAagagtataatttatttaatgcttattttttataataatcatgGCATTTTATTAGCTGTTTATTTCATTGAATGCCTTATCAATGATCGTGTAACAATACttacaatgaaatttttattcatgttttattttaaatttaaataattacaactcCTACCACGGCGTAAACTAAGGTTGCTTTGATGGTGTTAAAGAAGACCAACTTAATTGTCCTTCTTAGCGAGCTCCTCGGGGGTACGTTTGTTGAAACCCCAGATTGGATTCATATCAAGTAATCTGATACGTTTCAATTGAGCGGCTTGATTTTCTTTACTGAATGATTCCGGTAGCGGAgagtaaactgtaaaataaattttattcaacaaatcCATCCAGGAAATAAatggaataaaatataaaatttattttacgaaCCGTTGAATTTAATGTACAAGAACATCCACAGAGCTATACTGATACCAATGCAGACACAACCGATGATTGCCTTCCAGTGTCCGTCTGGAGCTTCAAGCTCTGCGAAAGTTTGACAGAAACTTGCACGGTACAGTTCTTTCTTTTCGattaatgacaattttttccagtcacctttttctttttctctcagtgcctattaaaaaattaattattggtaattaatctttagaagctctaaaaaattataaatacaatttttaaaaaataactttttatgtcttataaaaaaaaaaaaattatcaagtatcAGAtgatttaactaaaaaaaaaaaattctattaagggggaacaccactgtgacgataaaaaaaaaaaaaagtaattttcgggaatttttttcactagaaaaaattttcccctCCATGGTCACATCGATAAATCAAAAACgtatcatctgaaaataaaaacccaaattgctttttaatcagtaaggatgtaATTATCGTTGCACGtacggaattttgaaaatttttattttcaaaaaaatggcgactgattgaaaattttctcattatttttactgttctttttttgttttaactccgctaaaaaaatttttaaaatcaaaattttttaaatttcatacgtgcaacgataactacatccttactgataaaaaagcaatttgggtttttattttcagatgatccgtttttgaaTTATCGATGCGACCATGGAgggagaaattttttctagtgctctacgagattgttaataactttataataattaaatattttttaataaaaatttagggttataatctttaatgtacccttaataaaataaataaaatccgatccccaaattcctttattttccctgtcaaaaaaattcccaaaaatcactttttttttttcgatcgtcacagtggtgttcccccttaaatttttgtgacagaaaaaaatgacataaaaaaaattattaaatatcagctgatttaatttttctaaagaaaaagttctattaaatttttgtgacagaaaaaaatgacataaaaaaaaaattattaaatatcagctgatttaatttttctaaagaaaaaaattctattaaatttttgtgacagaaaaaaatgaccaattaaaaaatcagaagctactgaattaaatttatactatttattttcgaACAAGCGACgccaaaaatatatttattttttacctcaAGGTCAGGAGTCATCTCCTTGAATCTGATTGAAGGGAATGGGTAGTCCCAAAGATCCATGTAGTGAGGCTCGCCGTTTATACCGTACCCGACAATTTCGCGCTTGCCGATTTTCTTAACGTACGGTGGCACAAAAGGAACCTCCTCATGTACGCTGGACATCATCCTCGACGGCACGACTCGGCTGTTGAGCCTTAAGCACGTCACCAAGAGCTTCCCAGCCATTGTCTGAAAAATCGATagtttatcaaatataattaatattaattcattaaaatatccCAAGTTTCTGATGTCACAATTTATgtcaatttatcaattaatacgCAACATAACATCTTGACCattgcatttattattaataattgttatcgTGAAATTTTCTCATGCTGATTACCTAATCGATATCACAGCTACTCTACGTCGTAATATTTGTCAATCAAAACTAGCttcacttattaaaaaaattctctcaaTTACCTGTCACTACAGTTGGAAGTTTTTTCTCTACTAAttagtgttatttttttaataaaacaataattaccgtctgtgatttttttccttaaaacaCAGTAGAATATGGCTACGATGAAATCTTCAGGCAGCCATTAAATAAAGGCCAGACTCGGAGACCGCAAATTTTGTAGAGGGAAGCACTTGATTATTTTACTATcgtactgaagttagctgacagctgtcaatttttttaatttttatgagaattaatttagcagataagtatttaataatttttagaatttttctagcaaataaattatgaaaaaaaaaaataagaaaaaaagattgacgtcgaaattttaaaaaattgtaaatgcaattttttaaaaatgatttttcaaaaaaaatttatttattaagtaaaattaaaaaattatcaagtgactgctaactttaatatcatttaatttttataatatttttacaattcaatgtgaaaattaatttagtatatatgtaataatttaaaaaattgtatagcaaataaattgtggcaaaaaaaattgacgtagaaattaaaaaaaataaaaaatccaattcttaaaaaataatttgtttttgataaataaaattaaaaatttgttaactgCTTACTTTAATCTCATCGAATcaattacagtaaaaaaaaagcttataaaaatttctattaattattttctttaattttcacatgtcaaatttttttaattttttaattaaattattttgataataattttattgtcacaaaattctaaaaaaatttttaatgtctgttaactttagtgtcattattttataactttttttttggtaagaAAATTagcaaattattatcaattttattataaatttttttttaattactaaaacaatttttaattatttattttttactaaaatatttatttttattaaaataattttttgtaattaagaagaaatattcaaaaattttaattaaacaaaactagacaataattaaaaaattttcttactcaaaataataatgttttattattattgttatttttatttattgttaaacttctaattaaaataataataaatagtttaaaattacttGTCAAATAATCAACTAGATGGCGTTAAAAACAAGTTTCAATTCTTACAATTTTAGTAGATCGATGCCGAAATTTCTTTTCCACGCTTCTGCTCGCGAACACCGTACGTACACtgattattaaacaattatttaataaataatatgtgtatttaatgaaaaatatcttATTTTGATAGAACggtatttattgtttttttaattaaatcaatctgTTGAAATTGATCGCTCGAAATTCTTGGGATTACACTGGattttatatcattgtatTTCATTCACCTGTGCTTGACTCCATTATTACTCTTcaaaccttaaaaaaataatttaattataattaaaaaaaagaataattaccagtttttattgctattataaaaattattgttttattgagTTGTAATTAGTTCTGATGAATTTGTGATCAGCGTGAGAGTAAATGTCAACAGTGATCTAACCTAACTTTTAGTTTTtcactttaaataattttttttaagtgattgataattaataaatttttatttaattatagaaaatgTTCACTGCAAGCGCTAAAATAATCAAAGCCGGCGGGGCTGAGCCCGACCAGTTTGAGTCTGGAATCTCTCAAGCTCTTCTTGAGCTGGAAACGAACAGCGACCTCAAGTCCCAATTGAGAGAGCTCCACATCACCAAAGCACGTGAAATTGATGTCAACAACAAGAAGGTACTTgctacaattatttattattaataaataattataatacattaaaattagtaaacccttaattaatgtttaattttcttgaatgaacaaatttttaatttattaaaatttttttgtgccataatttatttttaattaattttttaaattattaaatatctgatgaattaattttgatttaattaatttaatataataaactaatttttatttgttattataataattaattttattttttacagtcAATCATCGTGTACGTTCCGATGAACAAATTGAAACAATTCCAAAAGGTCCAGACACGCTTGGTACGTGAATTGGAGAAGAAATTCTCTGGTAAACATGTTATGTTTGTTGGTGACAGAAAAATTCTGCCAAAGCCAACCCGTAAGACACGTACAAAGAACAAGCAGAAGAGGCCAAGAAGGTACTTAGTTATTTTtctacaattattatttacctattaatatcaatattaatattgataaatttaataaattcatatttatattaataattatttttgtcttCAGCCGTACATTGACCGCTGTGTACGACGCTCTGCTTGAAGATTTGGTGTACCCAGTAGAAATCGTCGGCAAACGTATCCGAGTGAAGTTGGATGGTTCTCAATTGATCAAGGTTCATCTTGACAAGAACGAGCAAACCAACATCGAGCACAaagtaatttcattttttattattgagcgtttgtgtatttatttattaaaattttttaagttaattattgattatcttgcttattttttttaggttgACACTTTTGCTGGAGTTTACAAGAAGTTGACTGGTCGTGATGTCACGTTTGAATTCCCTGAATCTTacgtgtaatttttaaacacaataaaacaaatgattaagatataattataaaattggttttatttatttttaaaaattatttaatacttcaaatatttttaaattaatttttagttttaagtttgtattttaaaatgatacttATTAAGATGatacaaatcaattattataaaaaaagtattttcaaaaattttcattaattttttaaaactaagtttttagtgttattatattttttttaaaaataagaaaaattttgtctccaggacAGTCATATGACAAAAtctgttttttttagtgaagttcagtgtcattgcaaaggttttgacttgaatttgtgtctttttaaggtttcatatcattctcaccgataatcaatttatgatgattagTATTTAGGCTTCATTCGACAATGCTCTATCTCttgatacataattaagaaattaccttgtatcttgtgaactattgacatttttaaagatataagctcatctcgatgttacactcatcgataactttcatttgagtacccacatcaattttttcatatatttatatatatatgaaaaatatataaaaatgcatgtgagtactcaaatgaaagctttcgatgagtgtaacatcaggatgagcttatatctttaaaaataatagtttaaaaaaactaaaaacacgctttttatagaaaaccaaactaaaaaatagaaaataaatttaaattaagaatagtgttaaaaatttcaataaatataaattaataatagtgtaaataaaaaaatgtattttattttaaaaaagcgtgaggtgcatggtgtcaatagttataaatattttattgacagatatgagtagagtgattatcattttgataatatcttaaaagcaccccacgctttttaaaataaaatacattttttttatttacactattattaatttatatttattgaaatttttaacattattcttaatttaaatttattttctattttttagtttggttttctataaaaagcgtgtttttagtttttttaaactattatttattttttactttttagtttggtttatttataaaagcgtgattttttagtttttttaaactattatttgttgattatcaaaaatattcaggcgcgcaaattatccatggagagttacatactgacatactgacatactgacatacaagtgaagctaataaaaaataattatttataaatattataaatacggggaatcagagttcgatttcggagagcgagcctgagaaacggctaccagaaccaaggaaggccgcaggcgcgcagattacccacggagagttacatactgacatactgacaaactgacatacaagtgaagctaatataaagcgtgtaaaaatatcaataattaaaaaatgaccttgtatcttgtaaactattaaaatttttaaaggtataagctcaccctgacattacactaatcgagacctttcatttgagtacccacatgcattttgatatatttttcatatataaatatataaaatatatgaaaaattgatgtgggtactcaaatgaaaggtcttgatgagtgtaatgtcagggtgagcttatatctttaaaaaagtcaatatttaagaaatgaccttatatcttgtctactgatatttttaaagatgtaagctcaccctgacattacactcatcaagacctttcatttgagtacccacatcaatttttcatatattttatatatttatatatgaaaaatatatcaaaatgcatgtgggtactcaaatgaaagctcttggtgagtataacatcggaatgagcttatatctttaaaagtcaatatttaagaaagtacactgcgatttaacaaaagttaatatttaataaatcaaaattttatttatggttCACAAGTaatggcagtcacatagtgactgcaaggttgttagttaatataaaaatttaaacaatttttagtattagttttaaaaaaaaatttaataatttaaaactaacaacaataattaatgtaattgaagctttattttaaatcttagttacaaaaaatttaattgaaaatttaatcttttCTCAAGCTACAGTAGTCATCTTCGATTCCAtctttagtaattattttaatagtgATTCCATCACCGGTTAAAATGTCTCGCTCAGCTGCTGATATAAAGACATCCTTGATGATGCTCAGAGCACGTTCTTTACTCAGTGGTTCCTTTTGAACGCCTTCCTGGTTTTTATGTCCAacctaaaaacaaaatttatcaagaagaaattaattcaatttgatTGAATGTAactgattattaaaatataatcaattaCTGTACCTGGTTATCAAGAAGAGGCTGTAATAAGGCACCAGAAGAGCCACCAGCTCGGTACATATTCCTCTCGCAGTGACCAATCGGGTCGTAGCTGAAGATGCAGCCCTCTCCATTTTCGTCTAAGCCTGCGAGGATGTTGCTGATGTAGTACGGGAAGAATCTCTTATAGTACAACATCGTGGACATCATCTGGGCTGCAGCTGGGGTTGACATTTCTTTCAGATGTTCATGTTTGtacatctgaaaaaaaaaaaaaaaaaacaaaaaaaaaattataataattattatcacaaaattgagaaacatttgacaggtattaaaattaaaaaaaaaataaattataacattaaaaattaaaatgaaatttttcttattaaaaaaattatcacaaaaaaattaaaagataaatttgacatttagaaaatttttaaaattataaataaacattcccttattaaaaaaaaagatttgaaaaGATTCACTCCAGGCaactatatatctatatatagcAGTCAACTCAAATCTTTTAGAAtctttttaaacttttttttttaataagggttttactgattaaattttatataatttaattaatcaaaaaaatttttgattaatgtCCGCTGAAATTAggatcataattaaaaaaattatcca harbors:
- the LOC123267228 gene encoding proteasome subunit beta type-1 — protein: MAMINESAGRNLPDYAAGAKKVQFSPYADNGGSVVAIAGPGYAIIASETRLSSGYSIYTRNQEKLFTLSDRTVLGCSGCWCDILTFTRILAARMQMYKHEHLKEMSTPAAAQMMSTMLYYKRFFPYYISNILAGLDENGEGCIFSYDPIGHCERNMYRAGGSSGALLQPLLDNQVGHKNQEGVQKEPLSKERALSIIKDVFISAAERDILTGDGITIKIITKDGIEDDYCSLRKD
- the LOC123266621 gene encoding cytochrome c oxidase subunit 4 isoform 1, mitochondrial-like; translated protein: MAGKLLVTCLRLNSRVVPSRMMSSVHEEVPFVPPYVKKIGKREIVGYGINGEPHYMDLWDYPFPSIRFKEMTPDLEALREKEKGDWKKLSLIEKKELYRASFCQTFAELEAPDGHWKAIIGCVCIGISIALWMFLYIKFNVYSPLPESFSKENQAAQLKRIRLLDMNPIWGFNKRTPEELAKKDN
- the LOC123266620 gene encoding 40S ribosomal protein S7, translated to MFTASAKIIKAGGAEPDQFESGISQALLELETNSDLKSQLRELHITKAREIDVNNKKSIIVYVPMNKLKQFQKVQTRLVRELEKKFSGKHVMFVGDRKILPKPTRKTRTKNKQKRPRSRTLTAVYDALLEDLVYPVEIVGKRIRVKLDGSQLIKVHLDKNEQTNIEHKVDTFAGVYKKLTGRDVTFEFPESYV